A single window of Tetrapisispora phaffii CBS 4417 chromosome 16, complete genome DNA harbors:
- the TPHA0P00100 gene encoding uncharacterized protein — protein sequence MKISHLLILYPILNIALAALSATKNNNEITSTSSNSTTTIDSAEPSTYMPSSYVFSGWSSSATSTYSTGTKTNTDYNGDEVLTNIFYVYTPYFLYSTTVTYTGDVTETSTANWWTNYYVNDGMTTAIITYMIYVPSHTATTMSSSSSTTSITKPSTYMPSSFVYTGWSSSATSTYSTGTKTNTDYNGDEVLTNIFYVYTPYFLYSTTVTYTGDVTETSTANWWTNYYVNDGMTTAIITYMIYVPSHTATAMSISSSLQHSSYIFRSNRDISIPTIITGKLRTTAAISLQSGEETSHHSSNQFNSSIGAEESTESLTDISSSYIIESLSENTFVPSLGSGETVSSASSLSVTRTFSIKESVVSSQYTEISVGSNYIPSSLVASSDRSDCVSFISSTSIFRGGEVAAKSRTRTKPTSGKSEQSSSGYDEQSSSGYGEQSSSGYDEQSSSGYGEQPSEASAAHSSEDANGSSLEAATETSSTYGEQSSSGYGEQPSSGDVSVYISSSVSESASDVTGSINLESDPGESLEYSVISVESSYTPSSLVASSDRSDCVSFISSTSIFRGGEVAAKSRTRTKPTSGKSEQSSSGYDEQSSSGYDEQSSSGYGEQPSEASAAHSSEDANGSSLEAATETSSTYGEQSSSGYGEQSSSGYDEQSSSGYDEQSSSGYGEQPSEASAAHSSEDANGSSLEAATETSSTYGEQSSSGYGEQPSSGDVSVYISSSVSESASDVTGSINLESDPGESLEYSVISVESSYTPSSLVASSDRSDCVSFISSTSIFRGGEVAAKSRTRTKPTSGKSEQSVTATEAMPTAELRTSGASNCKAFSKEIFHCMGSARVDAISRTRSTSSFKYSEESATGVGSELFTSIASENTATLINFTTTIVNARLTVISDVFESSESSISVLEREKSTIPSTDSSFTTINSTHSVENNYTTYFATHKNVHFSDVPYSTEITTTSNGSSASEFISYFLTVYSYDMPTAASSTAASSTVASSTVASSTVASSTAASSTVASSTVASSTVASSTVASSTTDESSSAEVVPYYLTTDSNGKDPVTSTTYPAVSNVDVNTNTIITSRYIDISLYTTALSSRTLSTLPYTNGNSISSENLTTSDASVSYEAAGSNIMVHRSSMISFIGFIFMIVIA from the coding sequence ATGAAAATATCGCATCTTTTAATACTTTATCCCATATTAAATATAGCATTAGCGGCATTATCAGCCaccaaaaacaataatgaaattacGTCTACATCCTCAAACAGTACGACAACCATAGATAGTGCTGAGCCCAGCACTTATATGCCCTCGTCTTATGTCTTCTCTGGCTGGTCCAGTAGTGCTACATCAACCTACTCCACAGGGACAAAGACTAACACCGATTATAACGGTGATGAAGTTCTAACTAACATCTTCTATGTTTACACGCCATACTTCCTATACTCCACCACTGTTACCTACACGGGTGATGTCACCGAGACCTCAACCGCCAACTGGTGGACAAACTACTATGTCAATGATGGCATGACGACCGCTATCATCACCTACATGATCTATGTTCCATCACACACTGCCACTACCATGTCGAGCAGCTCTTCTACAACAAGCATTACTAAGCCAAGTACTTACATGCCTTCATCTTTTGTTTACACTGGCTGGTCCAGTAGTGCTACATCAACCTACTCCACAGGGACAAAGACTAACACCGATTATAACGGTGATGAAGTTCTAACTAACATCTTCTATGTTTACACGCCATACTTCCTATACTCCACCACTGTTACCTACACGGGTGATGTCACCGAGACCTCAACCGCCAACTGGTGGACAAACTACTATGTCAATGATGGCATGACGACCGCTATCATCACCTACATGATCTATGTTCCATCACACACTGCCACTGCCATGTCAATTAGTTCCTCCCTCCAACATTCTTCATACATTTTTCGAAGTAATAGAGATATTTCTATTCCTACAATCATAACAGGAAAACTGAGAACGACAGCCGCTATATCTTTACAAAGCGGCGAGGAAACATCACATCATTCATCCAACCAGTTTAACTCTAGTATTGGTGCCGAGGAATCAACAGAAAGTCTTACAGatatttcatcttcataTATTATCGAAAGCCTATCAGAAAATACCTTCGTGCCTTCATTAGGCTCTGGCGAGACAGTTAGTTCAGCATCTTCATTATCAGTAACTAgaacattttcaataaaggAGAGTGTAGTATCATCACAATATACTGAAATTAGCGTTGGTTCTAATTATATTCCATCTTCCTTGGTTGCATCTAGTGATCGCTCTGACTGTGTGTCATTTATAAGTTCCACTTCCATTTTCCGCGGTGGTGAAGTGGCTGCAAAATCCAGAACTAGAACTAAACCAACCTCGGGAAAATCTGAGCAATCCTCCTCCGGTTACGATGAGCAATCCTCCTCCGGTTACGGTGAGCAATCCTCCTCCGGTTACGATGAGCAATCCTCCTCCGGTTACGGTGAACAACCATCGGAAGCCAGCGCCGCCCACTCCTCTGAGGATGCTAATGGGTCATCATTGGAAGCTGCTACCGAGACTTCCTCAACTTATGGTGAGCAATCCTCCTCCGGTTACGGTGAGCAACCATCATCTGGAGACGTTagtgtatatatatcaagCAGCGTTTCAGAGAGCGCATCTGATGTTACTGGCAGTATCAATTTAGAGTCAGATCCTGGGGAGTCTTTGGAATATTCTGTTATTAGCGTTGAATCTAGTTATACTCCATCTTCCTTGGTTGCATCTAGTGATCGCTCTGACTGTGTGTCATTTATAAGTTCCACTTCCATTTTCCGCGGTGGTGAAGTGGCTGCAAAATCCAGAACTAGAACTAAACCAACCTCGGGAAAATCTGAGCAATCCTCCTCCGGTTACGATGAGCAATCCTCCTCCGGTTACGATGAGCAATCCTCCTCCGGTTACGGTGAACAACCATCGGAAGCCAGCGCCGCCCACTCCTCTGAGGATGCTAATGGGTCATCATTGGAAGCTGCTACCGAGACTTCCTCAACTTATGGTGAGCAATCCTCCTCCGGTTACGGTGAGCAATCCTCCTCCGGTTACGATGAGCAATCCTCCTCCGGTTACGATGAGCAATCCTCCTCCGGTTACGGTGAACAACCATCGGAAGCCAGCGCCGCCCACTCCTCTGAGGATGCTAATGGGTCATCATTGGAAGCTGCTACCGAGACTTCCTCAACTTATGGTGAGCAATCCTCCTCCGGTTACGGTGAGCAACCATCATCTGGAGACGTTagtgtatatatatcaagCAGCGTTTCAGAGAGCGCATCTGATGTTACTGGCAGTATCAATTTAGAGTCAGATCCTGGGGAGTCTTTGGAATATTCTGTTATTAGCGTTGAATCTAGTTATACTCCATCTTCCTTGGTTGCATCTAGTGATCGCTCTGACTGTGTGTCATTTATAAGTTCCACTTCCATTTTCCGCGGTGGTGAAGTGGCTGCAAAATCCAGAACTAGAACTAAACCAACCTCGGGAAAATCTGAACAATCTGTCACCGCGACAGAAGCTATGCCTACTGCTGAATTAAGAACTTCGGGAGCTTCCAACTGCAAGgctttttcaaaagaaattttcCATTGTATGGGTAGCGCTAGAGTGGATGCAATATCAAGAACAAGATCTACATCGtctttcaaatattcagAGGAGTCGGCAACAGGAGTAGGCTCTGAACTATTCACTTCTATAGCTAGTGAAAACACTGCtacattaattaattttaccACTACTATCGTCAATGCAAGGCTAACTGTCATTAGTGATGTTTTCGAGTCTTCAGAGAGCAGTATTTCCGTTTTAGAACGTGAAAAATCTACTATTCCAAGCACTGATTCTTCTTTTACAACTATTAATTCAACACATAGTGTTGAGAATAATTATACGACATATTTTGCAACACATAAAAATGTGCATTTCAGTGACGTTCCTTATTCAACAGAGATAACAACTACTTCAAATGGCTCGTCCGCTAGTGAGTTTATTTCTTACTTTTTAACTGTCTACTCCTATGACATGCCAACAGCTGCTTCCAGCACAGCTGCTTCCAGCACAGTTGCTTCCAGCACAGTTGCTTCCAGCACAGTTGCTTCCAGCACAGCTGCTTCCAGCACAGTTGCTTCCAGCACAGTTGCTTCCAGCACAGTTGCTTCCAGCACAGTTGCTTCCAGCACAACTGATGAGTCCTCTTCTGCTGAAGTTGTTCCTTATTATTTGACTACTGATTCCAATGGCAAAGACCCAGTTACTTCCACAACTTACCCAGCTGTTTCCAACGTAGATGTAAACACAAATACCATCATTACTTCAAGATACATTGATATATCTTTGTATACAACTGCATTGTCAAGTAGGACTTTATCTACTTTGCCATACACCAATGgtaattcaatttcatcAGAAAATTTGACTACATCAGATGCTTCTGTTTCATACGAAGCCGCAGGTTCTAATATTATGGTACACAGGTCATCAATGATTAGCTTTAttggttttatttttatgatTGTTATTGCTTAG